In Acanthochromis polyacanthus isolate Apoly-LR-REF ecotype Palm Island chromosome 9, KAUST_Apoly_ChrSc, whole genome shotgun sequence, the DNA window CTGAAATACACGAACACTtcccaccacacacactcacacacaccctgATTAACTGCAAAGACATTTAAGAGCTGTGAAGCAATTCATTCACTATCTGTCACACATGTTGCTCGCTGGTGAGGAAGTTGTCTGGAGGAAAATGAGCGTCGAGGAGTCTCCTCATCCTCCCACATGTCGCGCCTCATTGGCTGAGAGACGTGACGTCACAGAGTGGAAAACCCTATAAAACAGCTGCTCTCCCACACAGACAGCAGACCAGCTAAGAGCTCAGTCACTCACAACAGGGACGACAGGAAGACAACACACTTTGCAAACTCTTGTGGAAACCTTTGGAACTAATCCACCAGACAGCCGGAAACATCTCATCATGTGCAGAGGACTCGACTCGCTGCCCATCACCTGCCTGGAGAGGTGaggttatttttctctttttgaacAACAGATTATTATGTTGTTTAGAATAATCAAGTTGAGTTTGTTACCCTCAAGCAGTCTGTTTGTAACGTTTTCTTTCGTTATTTTTCCAGGGCAAAGGAGCTGAAAGCTTTGTTTGGAAGTTTGCTGCAGAAGTCAGATCACAACATCgctaagaaaaatgacaaactcaAGTAAGACATTCAGTCAACTTCTCTTTTTAAGCATTTCTATGAAATTGCAGTGGATTTTTAGAACTTCTCCCTAATGATTTTTGCTCTGTTTCTGCAGGTTTAGCGTCAACGAGCCCCTGAAATGGAAGGAGTCATTTGAAAAACTGTTGTCCAGCCAAAGTAAGTCCCATCCTCCAGATGAAACCTCAGTACAACTGCTTCAGTTATTCCAAAAGTTTAAAGATATTAACTGctgctctcttttctctttgctgTCTTCAGATGGACTGTGCCTGTTCAGAGCATTCCTGGTGTCAGAGTTCAGTGAGGAAAACATCGCCTTCTACTTGGCATGTGAGGACTACAGGACGACGAAACCCTCAAAACTTGCAGCCAAAGCAAAGAAAATCTACGACGAGTTCATCGGCTCTGACGCACCACGAGAGGTAAATATCAAACAACTAGATGCTCTCTTGATTTATCTCATTTTGCTGTTGAATGATGGTGATTAAATGTCCTTTTCCTCTGTTATCCTTCAGGTAAATCTCGACCATGTGACCAAAGCGATCACCAAGGAGAACGTGGAGCAGCCCACCCAGTCCTGCTTCGATCTGGCCCAAGCCAAAATCTACACCCTGATGGAGAAAGACTGCTACCCTCGCTTCCTCAAATCCTCCATGTACCTGGAGCTGACGAGAAAAACCAAGAGAGGCTAACAGACTTTTTCCTGCAAGCAGCAGACACAATGTGATTACTCCTCAAAGGGACATAAGCTTAGGAACGCACAGTAAAGGTTCAGATGGAAGAAATGCCTCAGTCCAAGGAGTTTCTTGCTGGACTGTGGAGTTATTTCAGAGACAAGAGATCTCCAGAGGTTCCACTCAGATCTACGAAGTCCGAGGTG includes these proteins:
- the rgs5b gene encoding regulator of G-protein signaling 5b → MCRGLDSLPITCLERAKELKALFGSLLQKSDHNIAKKNDKLKFSVNEPLKWKESFEKLLSSQNGLCLFRAFLVSEFSEENIAFYLACEDYRTTKPSKLAAKAKKIYDEFIGSDAPREVNLDHVTKAITKENVEQPTQSCFDLAQAKIYTLMEKDCYPRFLKSSMYLELTRKTKRG